The Streptomyces sp. NBC_00162 genome window below encodes:
- a CDS encoding glycosyltransferase family 39 protein gives MESPHPLRQHPEAAIRRIAPWRVLPPLVAALLGLWGLERGGSMWRDESVTWQVAHRPLGGLWELLGQVDAVHGLYYLLMHGVFLAWDGGPWALRLPSVAATALEAAGVAAIGHRLAGERAALLSGLVYAVLPPVQMYAQEGRSYALVAAAVVWATYLMLRERWAAYAVVLLLGCWLHEFAVLALLAHAVTAWRSRGWRIAAGAVVVLLLPLALVSARQAEQQLGWLGRPSWQDWAAYGVLAAAVLLLARGAGSRDPGGLGEAGHRSLLVRVAVPLALLPPGLLMTLSLVHPWYVDRYVLYALAGLALLAGARLATARGWWPWLPVAALLVPFGIWSVWLRTPESRKDDVLAVAAAVRERARPGDAVAFLPSRRREWLLSSPDVYGGLRDVALDRSPVASHSLQGTELPAAEIREALVASPRVIALLDPAGQPLDPYPREVVKRETLAARFELCSVTGVRGARVALYARPGGCPA, from the coding sequence ATGGAGTCCCCGCACCCGTTACGACAGCACCCGGAGGCAGCCATCCGCCGCATCGCCCCCTGGCGCGTGCTCCCGCCGCTGGTCGCCGCCCTCCTCGGCCTCTGGGGCCTGGAGCGCGGCGGCAGCATGTGGCGCGACGAGTCCGTCACCTGGCAGGTGGCCCACCGGCCGCTCGGCGGGCTCTGGGAGCTGCTCGGCCAGGTGGACGCCGTGCACGGCCTGTACTACCTGCTCATGCACGGGGTGTTCCTGGCCTGGGACGGCGGCCCGTGGGCACTGCGGCTGCCGTCCGTCGCCGCCACCGCTCTCGAGGCCGCCGGGGTGGCCGCGATCGGGCACCGGCTCGCGGGGGAGCGGGCCGCGCTGCTCTCCGGGCTCGTGTACGCCGTACTCCCGCCCGTGCAGATGTACGCCCAGGAGGGTCGCTCGTACGCCCTCGTCGCCGCCGCGGTGGTGTGGGCGACGTACCTGATGCTGCGCGAGCGGTGGGCGGCGTACGCGGTGGTGCTGCTGCTCGGCTGCTGGCTGCACGAGTTCGCGGTGCTGGCCCTGCTCGCGCACGCGGTCACCGCCTGGCGCTCGCGCGGCTGGCGCATCGCCGCCGGGGCCGTCGTGGTCCTGCTGCTGCCCCTCGCCCTGGTCAGCGCCCGGCAGGCGGAGCAGCAGCTCGGCTGGCTCGGACGGCCGAGCTGGCAGGACTGGGCGGCGTACGGGGTGCTCGCGGCCGCCGTGCTGCTGCTCGCGCGGGGCGCCGGGTCGCGGGACCCGGGCGGCCTCGGGGAAGCGGGGCACCGGAGCCTCCTGGTCCGCGTGGCCGTGCCCCTCGCGCTGCTGCCGCCCGGGCTGCTGATGACGCTCTCGCTGGTCCACCCCTGGTACGTCGACCGGTACGTGCTCTACGCGCTGGCCGGGCTCGCCCTGCTGGCGGGGGCCAGGCTGGCGACGGCACGCGGCTGGTGGCCGTGGCTGCCGGTCGCGGCCCTGCTCGTGCCCTTCGGTATCTGGTCGGTGTGGCTGCGCACGCCCGAGAGCCGCAAGGACGACGTGCTCGCGGTGGCCGCCGCGGTCCGGGAGCGGGCCCGGCCGGGGGACGCGGTGGCCTTCCTGCCGTCGCGGCGGCGCGAGTGGCTGCTGTCCTCGCCGGACGTCTACGGCGGGCTGCGCGACGTGGCCCTGGACCGCTCCCCGGTGGCCTCGCACAGCCTCCAGGGCACCGAGCTGCCCGCGGCGGAGATCCGCGAGGCGCTCGTGGCGTCCCCCCGGGTCATCGCCCTGCTGGACCCGGCCGGCCAGCCGCTGGATCCGTATCCGCGCGAGGTGGTGAAGCGGGAGACGCTGGCCGCCCGGTTCGAGCTGTGCTCGGTCACCGGCGTACGGGGCGCCCGCGTCGCGCTCTACGCCCGCCCGGGCGGCTGCCCGGCGTGA
- a CDS encoding TetR/AcrR family transcriptional regulator: protein MAQDKGRTAPKAGGRGTYAVGDARRQKILDTAVEHFAQWGFHASSLARIAADCGITQGGLLHHFRSKEDLLLSVLAQSERHDIERLFSEPADSVAAHFTTVVALAADNARRPGLVRMFNTLVGESGNPGHPAHAYFRERYARVLGYTVDLLEAGIARGELRPGTDCEAVGRETLAIMDGLQIQWVLAPASVDMPTRLHAFLDRRLREISVAGTGLAALPGPQGLSRP from the coding sequence ATGGCACAGGACAAGGGGCGCACGGCCCCGAAGGCCGGGGGCCGGGGGACCTATGCGGTGGGTGACGCCCGTCGGCAGAAGATCCTCGACACCGCGGTCGAGCACTTCGCACAGTGGGGCTTCCACGCCTCCTCGCTGGCCCGCATCGCGGCCGACTGCGGGATCACCCAGGGCGGGCTGCTGCACCACTTCCGCAGCAAGGAGGACCTGCTGCTGTCCGTGCTGGCGCAGAGCGAACGGCACGACATCGAGCGGCTGTTCAGCGAGCCGGCCGACTCGGTGGCCGCGCACTTCACCACCGTCGTCGCCCTCGCCGCCGACAACGCGCGCCGGCCCGGCCTCGTCCGGATGTTCAACACCCTGGTCGGCGAGTCCGGCAACCCCGGGCATCCCGCCCACGCGTACTTCCGGGAGCGCTACGCCCGCGTGCTCGGCTACACCGTCGACCTGCTGGAGGCCGGCATCGCGCGCGGCGAACTGCGCCCCGGCACCGACTGCGAGGCCGTCGGCCGCGAGACCCTCGCGATCATGGACGGCCTGCAGATCCAGTGGGTGCTCGCCCCCGCGAGCGTGGACATGCCGACCCGGCTGCACGCCTTCCTCGACCGGCGGCTGCGGGAGATCTCGGTCGCGGGTACGGGTCTGGCGGCCCTGCCGGGCCCGCAGGGCCTCAGCCGGCCGTGA
- a CDS encoding glycoside hydrolase family 3 protein gives MNTPAYKDASLPVDRRVEDLLSRMTLEEKAGQLFHSMLMMNADGTPVTETDGSMLPFTTPELIGDRLLTHFNLLGTYGAREMAQWQNTVQEMAAATRLGIPVTLSTDPRHAFTDNIGASFNAGAFSAWPEALGLAAIGDPDLVFRFADTVRREYLAVGFRVALHPQIDLASEPRWARQTGTFGSDARLTAELVQAYVRGLQGPALGPESVSAMVKHFPGGGPQKDGEDPHFAHGKEQVYPGGMREHHLEPFKAAIAAGCAQMMPYYGQPIGTDWEEVGFGFNKGVVTGLLREELGFEGIVCTDWGLLNDAAIFGQMHPARAWGLEHLSTAERAARALDAGCDQFGGEQCPEVVVELVRSGRIAESRIDASVRRLLREKFRLGLFENPYVDPDAAAETVGRADFAALGAAAQRRSLTVLTNPEGIIPLSAKPEPGPRPKLYVRNVDEAVAAAYGEVVADPAAADLAVLRLRTPYEPRENVFESFFHSGSLAFPEPELAEILTLLDQAPTLVCINLERAAVIPEIAARAAALIADYGASDAALLDVAFGRAVPEGHLPFELPRSMKAVEASRPDVPNDTENPVFAHGHGLSL, from the coding sequence ATGAACACCCCCGCCTACAAAGACGCCTCGCTCCCCGTGGACCGGCGCGTCGAGGACCTGCTGTCCCGCATGACGCTGGAGGAGAAGGCCGGCCAGCTCTTCCACTCCATGCTGATGATGAACGCGGACGGCACGCCGGTCACCGAGACCGACGGCTCGATGCTCCCCTTCACCACGCCCGAGCTGATCGGGGACCGGCTCCTCACCCACTTCAACCTGCTCGGCACCTACGGGGCCCGCGAGATGGCCCAGTGGCAGAACACCGTCCAGGAGATGGCCGCGGCCACCCGCCTCGGCATCCCGGTCACCCTCTCGACCGACCCGCGCCACGCCTTCACCGACAACATCGGCGCCTCCTTCAACGCCGGAGCCTTCTCCGCCTGGCCCGAGGCCCTGGGCCTGGCCGCCATCGGCGACCCGGACCTGGTCTTCCGGTTCGCCGACACCGTCCGCCGCGAGTACCTGGCCGTCGGCTTCCGCGTCGCCCTGCACCCGCAGATCGACCTGGCCAGCGAACCGCGCTGGGCCCGCCAGACCGGCACCTTCGGCTCCGACGCCCGGCTGACCGCCGAGCTCGTGCAGGCGTACGTACGCGGCCTCCAGGGCCCGGCGCTGGGCCCCGAGTCCGTGTCCGCCATGGTCAAGCACTTCCCGGGCGGCGGTCCCCAGAAGGACGGCGAGGACCCGCACTTCGCGCACGGCAAGGAGCAGGTCTATCCGGGCGGGATGCGCGAGCACCACCTGGAGCCCTTCAAGGCGGCCATCGCCGCCGGGTGCGCGCAGATGATGCCGTACTACGGCCAGCCGATCGGCACCGACTGGGAGGAGGTCGGCTTCGGCTTCAACAAGGGCGTGGTCACCGGCCTGCTGCGCGAGGAGCTCGGGTTCGAGGGCATCGTCTGCACCGACTGGGGCCTGCTCAACGACGCGGCGATCTTCGGTCAGATGCACCCGGCGCGCGCCTGGGGCCTGGAGCACCTGAGCACGGCCGAGCGCGCGGCGCGCGCCCTGGACGCCGGCTGCGACCAGTTCGGCGGCGAGCAGTGCCCCGAGGTGGTCGTGGAGCTGGTCCGCTCCGGCCGGATCGCGGAGTCCCGCATCGACGCGTCGGTACGGCGGCTGCTGCGCGAGAAGTTCCGGCTCGGGCTGTTCGAGAACCCGTACGTGGATCCGGACGCGGCGGCCGAGACGGTGGGCCGGGCCGATTTCGCGGCCCTGGGCGCCGCGGCGCAGCGTCGCTCGCTCACGGTGCTGACAAATCCGGAAGGAATTATTCCGCTCTCCGCGAAGCCGGAGCCGGGGCCGAGGCCGAAGTTGTACGTGCGGAACGTGGACGAGGCCGTCGCCGCCGCGTACGGCGAGGTCGTGGCCGACCCGGCCGCCGCCGACCTGGCCGTCCTGCGCCTGCGGACCCCGTACGAGCCCCGGGAGAACGTCTTCGAGTCCTTCTTCCACTCCGGCTCGCTGGCCTTCCCCGAGCCCGAACTCGCCGAGATCCTGACCCTGCTCGACCAGGCGCCGACCCTGGTCTGCATCAACCTGGAACGGGCCGCCGTCATCCCGGAGATCGCCGCGCGAGCGGCCGCGCTGATCGCCGACTACGGCGCCTCGGACGCCGCCCTGCTGGACGTGGCCTTCGGCCGCGCCGTCCCCGAGGGCCACCTCCCCTTCGAGCTCCCGCGCTCGATGAAGGCCGTCGAGGCCTCCCGCCCCGATGTGCCGAACGACACGGAGAACCCGGTCTTCGCCCACGGCCACGGACTGTCCCTCTAG
- a CDS encoding response regulator transcription factor yields the protein MEQTHTTHNGASATPGAQRRVLVVEDDHTIAEAIAARLRAEGFQVQTAADGPAAVAAAESWLPELLVLDVMLPGFDGLEVCRRVQAQRPVPVLMLTARDDETDLLVGLGVGADDYMTKPFSIRELAARVHVLLRRVERATLAAHAPRGATLRLGDLEIDHAQRRVRVQTEDVHLTPTEFDLLVCLAGTPRAVLSREQLLAEVWDWADASGTRTVDSHIKALRRKIGAERIRTVHGVGYALETPAQA from the coding sequence ATGGAACAGACGCACACCACCCACAACGGCGCCTCGGCGACCCCCGGCGCCCAGCGGCGCGTACTCGTCGTCGAGGACGACCACACCATCGCCGAGGCCATCGCGGCCCGCCTGCGGGCCGAGGGCTTCCAGGTGCAGACGGCCGCGGACGGCCCGGCCGCCGTCGCCGCGGCCGAGAGCTGGCTGCCCGAGCTGCTGGTCCTGGACGTGATGCTGCCCGGCTTCGACGGACTGGAGGTCTGCCGCCGGGTCCAGGCCCAGCGGCCGGTCCCGGTGCTGATGCTCACCGCCCGGGACGACGAGACCGACCTGCTGGTCGGTCTCGGGGTCGGCGCGGACGACTACATGACGAAGCCGTTCTCCATCCGTGAGCTGGCCGCGCGGGTCCACGTACTGCTGCGGCGTGTGGAACGGGCCACACTGGCCGCGCACGCCCCGCGCGGGGCCACCCTGCGCCTGGGCGATCTGGAGATCGACCACGCGCAGCGCCGGGTCCGCGTGCAGACGGAGGACGTGCACCTGACGCCGACCGAGTTCGACCTGCTGGTGTGCCTGGCCGGGACCCCGCGGGCGGTGCTCTCCCGGGAGCAGCTGCTGGCCGAGGTGTGGGACTGGGCCGACGCGTCCGGGACCCGTACGGTCGACAGCCACATCAAGGCCCTGCGGCGCAAGATCGGCGCGGAGCGGATCCGTACGGTCCACGGCGTCGGGTACGCCCTGGAGACCCCGGCGCAGGCATGA
- a CDS encoding HAMP domain-containing sensor histidine kinase, with product MSGRHPGPGLRPFSPFSIKTKLGTLVVVSVFITTGLLLVALRTDTELRFITVFSVIASMLITQFVAHSLTAPLDDMTRVARAISRGDYTRRVREAGRRDELGDLASTINLMADDLEAVDRHRKELVANVSHELRTPISALRAVLENVVDGVSAADPETMRTMLKQTERLGRLVETLLDLSRVDNGVVPLKARRFEVWPYLSGVLKESGLAAAGRPGLLSGSGGHTRNDVHLHLDVFPPELTAYADAERLHQVVANLIDNAVKHSPPHGRVTVRARAGDAPGGLALEVRDEGPGIPEAERHRVFERFNRGSARAGDGGTGLGLAIARWAVELHGGHIGVAESSRGCRILVTLPGSSQAPR from the coding sequence ATGAGCGGCCGGCACCCCGGACCGGGGCTGCGGCCCTTCTCGCCGTTCTCGATCAAGACCAAGCTGGGCACCCTCGTGGTGGTCTCGGTCTTCATCACGACGGGCCTGCTGCTGGTGGCCCTGCGCACGGACACCGAGCTGCGGTTCATCACGGTCTTTTCGGTGATCGCCTCGATGCTGATCACCCAGTTCGTGGCGCACAGCCTGACGGCGCCGCTGGACGACATGACGCGGGTGGCCCGGGCGATATCCCGCGGCGACTACACCCGCCGGGTGCGCGAGGCGGGGCGCCGCGACGAGCTGGGGGACCTGGCCTCGACGATCAACCTCATGGCGGACGACCTGGAGGCGGTGGACCGGCACCGCAAGGAGCTCGTCGCCAACGTCTCGCACGAGCTGCGCACGCCGATCTCCGCGCTGCGGGCGGTACTGGAGAACGTGGTGGACGGGGTCTCGGCCGCCGATCCGGAGACCATGCGCACGATGCTCAAGCAGACCGAGCGCCTGGGCCGCCTCGTGGAGACCCTGCTGGACCTGTCCCGGGTGGACAACGGCGTGGTCCCGCTGAAGGCCCGCCGCTTCGAGGTGTGGCCGTACCTGTCGGGGGTGCTGAAGGAGTCGGGGCTGGCGGCCGCGGGCCGGCCGGGCCTGCTCTCCGGTTCGGGCGGGCACACCCGCAACGACGTGCACCTGCACCTGGACGTCTTCCCGCCCGAGCTGACGGCGTACGCGGACGCCGAGCGGCTGCACCAGGTCGTCGCCAACCTGATCGACAACGCGGTCAAGCACAGCCCCCCGCACGGCCGGGTCACGGTCCGCGCCCGGGCCGGCGATGCGCCTGGCGGTCTGGCGCTGGAGGTGCGGGACGAAGGTCCCGGCATCCCGGAAGCAGAGCGGCACCGGGTCTTCGAGCGGTTCAACCGGGGCAGCGCGCGGGCCGGCGACGGCGGCACCGGGCTGGGCCTGGCGATCGCCCGCTGGGCCGTGGAGCTGCACGGAGGGCACATCGGCGTGGCCGAATCGTCACGGGGCTGCCGCATCCTCGTCACGCTTCCGGGCAGCTCGCAGGCGCCGCGTTGA